aattggcttatagcctgctattgtatttGCTCTAAGGTATGTAATTAAAAGAAGCTAGCGACGCcgcgaggcggcgagcggccctcctaccgccggcgccgctgcttctgctgcagcggaagcggcggcggctggggggCGAGCAGGGCGTTGGCGTGGCGGCCGACGTTGTCCCTGAGCTTCTTGAGCGCCGTGAAGAACTCCAGCAACTCGGCCTCCCCGAGCGCGTCCACGTCGGCCTCCCACCAGAACCGCCTCCCGGCCTTCGCCTGCACGATCCTCGCCGCGACGTCGCGCATCCGCGCATGCTCCGCCGCGACCTGCGCCCCGGTATCATCTGCCGCCAGCCTCAGCCCGAGGAGGtcgacgtcctcgccgccgctgccgccgtggaCGGGGACGGGTGCGACCGCGGCGGCCTCCCCGGGGACGGAGGCGTATGAGCGGAGAACGGCGTCGACGGACGGGTGGCCGAAGGCGTAGACGTGCTTGGCAGGGGAGAAGACAACGACGGCGACGCTCGCGCCGGTGAGCAGGGCGAGCTCCGACGCCTTCTTGAACAGCCCGCCCCTCCGCTTGGTGAAGGTGACCTGCCGCCTTTCCTTGTTGTCGATGCGGCGGATCTCGATGCGCTGCCGCCCCATACTCGTCCTCCCCAGCGGATGCACCATCACCGTCGTCGACCAAGAAACACGAAtctgcgggaggcggcggcgatggctgcTGCTTCGTGCTCGTTTCTTGCAAGGGCTGCTTCTCCAATGgaatatatatacattttgAGAATATGAAATCTTGATAGGATCGAAGAAtacaaaaaggaaagagaaaacgGTGTAAGATATCCTACAAATCGAGGACCGAAATCTTTGGGGTCTCCGATTATTCTCCTTTCCTAAACCTTGGAGAAGGAAAGTGAGAAAAATTGgtgttgagaaaaaaaaggaaaatagaaaTGCATCAAATAAATCTTCGAGTTACCTTATGCGAAAAGATTATGTCTAGTAGTACATTGCTGCTTGACTATTCCTTATATGCATAAAATCTTCGTCTACATATATAACAAGGAATGAAAACTGTGGCGAAAATTTCGTGCCGACTGCTTAACTCACGTAGCCGCGCGTGCCCGGAAGGCGCTGATTGGTGATCGGTCACGCCCCCCACATGGCGCGCGGTCAGTTTTGACCGATTAGTCtctcctgcatgcatgcatatatgtatgtatatactttatatacatacgtatgtatataaagtatatatgtgtatatataggtaaattaactggtgctacataGAGTATGGGTTCCAAAATTCAAATTGAGAATATACCtaatttgaatgagtatgaaagttttttaaatgtttagatatgaacattaacttctttactaacaagttttttagattttggttctaggtatataacatttaaacatataattcgttaggtatgtaataatgaattgtgaaataaagttgagtttgagttattttgttgttaggtatttgtatgaatcaaattcatatacctaatatacctaggtatatactcacaatttaaaaatttttaaaaatttgagagaatttgtgtgttttataccttggagcccgagcaccatggagtcccatatgggtatcatatatatatatatatatatatatatatatatatatatatatatatatatatatatatatatatatatatatatatatatatatatatatataaagtatatatatatgtgtgtgtatatatattgtatatatatatttttatgtaaaaaaatatgtacatatatacaaaattcaaaatatatatatacaaattttgtatatgtacatatgaaaaacacat
This genomic window from Oryza sativa Japonica Group chromosome 12, ASM3414082v1 contains:
- the LOC107277330 gene encoding agamous-like MADS-box protein AGL61, whose amino-acid sequence is MVHPLGRTSMGRQRIEIRRIDNKERRQVTFTKRRGGLFKKASELALLTGASVAVVVFSPAKHVYAFGHPSVDAVLRSYASVPGEAAAVAPVPVHGGSGGEDVDLLGLRLAADDTGAQVAAEHARMRDVAARIVQAKAGRRFWWEADVDALGEAELLEFFTALKKLRDNVGRHANALLAPQPPPLPLQQKQRRRR